The following are encoded together in the Gemmatimonadota bacterium genome:
- a CDS encoding PBP1A family penicillin-binding protein, with protein MDFFRYFRRIVYGISGALLLGVLTAVILFFFTVPSIPRLPDDLNDIFGQMTRIYAHDREGNPRLVHTLGGHSRVDLEEIAPVFRDAIIATEDADFFNHRGVDKPGIVRAFVTNLLEGRILGQGASTITQQLARHLFFTREKVWIRKIREALASTQIEARFSKDEILSAYCNNMYFGADAYGVEEAAQRFFSKRASDLTLGESTLLAGLVQRPSDYNPYYRMDRALSRRETVFHRMMDNGYITEEDAALAREEELTLKGTSIGPARGPYYLDYVEDLLVRRFGSNLVYNGGLTVYIAMDLEMQELAEETISTRMAYVDSLVGDPAYETATAEEKKRALEAALVAVDTRTGAVRALAGGRDYTASEFNRAVESNRQPGSGFKPVVYLAALDHLGYSANTVVVDEPVAYTTELGDLWEPQNFTREYEGPVILKRAFMRSINVVSAKLVSEVGPSKVIEYARRLGITSPLEPILSLALGTNGVSPLEMASAYSVFATGGVYHRPYVITRVEDSEGRMIEETEPESRRVISEQSAYLMLDLLRGVISGGTGVGVRYRYGFTAPSGGKTGTSSESRDVWFNGFTKDLATSVWVGYDDARPLLSIEEDEEITGASGAIPVWAAFMKQATALQEQGEVQAMMAAADSARGLPAGLPADRTGDSVGPDAGEEMTSDEEAKPPPAFPMPLGIEKIRVDFRTGRLSQNPERSLVVTVRGTNPRVRTEMISPDGATPEETGMMEMPDGAAPEETGLMKTPATKEPPGQADRASQGEQSAETGESIPEDSPGPVDR; from the coding sequence ATGGATTTCTTTCGATACTTCAGGCGGATAGTGTACGGCATTTCCGGCGCGTTGCTGCTCGGCGTGCTGACGGCCGTCATTCTGTTTTTCTTCACCGTTCCATCCATTCCCCGCCTGCCGGACGACCTGAACGACATCTTCGGACAGATGACCCGGATCTACGCCCATGACCGGGAGGGCAATCCCCGCCTGGTCCATACCCTGGGCGGACATAGCCGGGTCGACCTGGAAGAGATTGCGCCGGTGTTCCGTGACGCGATCATCGCCACGGAGGACGCCGATTTCTTCAACCACCGGGGCGTAGACAAACCCGGCATCGTCCGGGCCTTCGTGACCAATCTCCTCGAAGGCCGGATCCTGGGGCAGGGTGCGAGCACGATCACCCAGCAACTGGCGCGCCACCTCTTCTTTACCCGCGAGAAGGTATGGATCCGCAAGATCAGGGAAGCTTTGGCGTCGACGCAGATCGAGGCGAGATTCAGCAAGGACGAGATCCTCTCCGCCTACTGCAACAACATGTATTTCGGTGCCGACGCCTACGGCGTTGAAGAGGCCGCGCAACGGTTCTTCAGCAAGCGCGCGAGCGACCTCACGCTGGGCGAATCCACCCTGCTTGCCGGCCTGGTCCAGCGGCCGAGCGACTACAACCCCTACTATCGCATGGACCGGGCGCTCAGCCGCAGGGAGACCGTGTTTCATCGCATGATGGACAACGGGTATATCACGGAGGAAGATGCCGCGCTGGCCCGGGAGGAAGAGCTCACGCTCAAGGGGACAAGCATCGGTCCGGCCAGGGGCCCGTACTACCTCGATTACGTCGAGGACCTCCTGGTCCGGCGATTCGGCAGCAACCTGGTCTACAACGGCGGACTCACCGTGTACATCGCCATGGACCTGGAAATGCAGGAACTCGCCGAGGAGACCATCAGCACCCGTATGGCCTACGTGGATTCGCTGGTCGGCGACCCGGCCTACGAAACGGCCACGGCGGAAGAGAAGAAGCGGGCGCTCGAAGCGGCGCTGGTCGCCGTCGACACGCGGACCGGAGCGGTTCGCGCCCTGGCCGGGGGCCGAGACTACACGGCGAGCGAATTCAACCGGGCCGTCGAAAGCAACCGGCAACCGGGGTCCGGCTTCAAGCCCGTCGTCTACCTGGCGGCGCTGGACCACCTGGGTTATTCCGCCAACACGGTCGTCGTGGACGAGCCCGTGGCCTATACCACCGAACTGGGCGATCTCTGGGAACCGCAGAACTTCACCCGGGAATACGAAGGGCCCGTCATCCTCAAGCGGGCCTTCATGCGTTCGATCAACGTGGTCTCCGCGAAACTGGTCAGCGAAGTCGGTCCGTCGAAGGTCATCGAGTACGCCCGCCGCCTGGGCATCACCAGTCCGCTGGAGCCCATACTTTCCCTGGCGCTGGGCACCAACGGCGTCTCGCCGCTGGAGATGGCTTCCGCCTATTCCGTGTTCGCCACGGGCGGGGTCTACCACAGGCCCTATGTCATCACCCGCGTGGAAGATTCCGAGGGCAGGATGATCGAGGAAACCGAACCGGAATCGCGCCGCGTGATCAGCGAGCAGTCCGCCTACCTGATGCTCGACCTCCTGCGTGGGGTCATAAGCGGCGGCACGGGCGTCGGTGTACGCTATCGATACGGGTTCACCGCGCCGAGCGGCGGGAAGACGGGGACTTCGAGCGAATCCAGGGACGTATGGTTCAACGGTTTTACGAAGGATCTCGCGACTTCCGTCTGGGTGGGGTACGACGATGCCCGGCCCCTCCTGTCCATCGAGGAAGACGAGGAGATTACCGGCGCTTCCGGCGCCATACCCGTCTGGGCGGCTTTCATGAAACAGGCCACGGCGCTGCAGGAACAAGGTGAAGTCCAGGCGATGATGGCGGCGGCCGATTCCGCGCGCGGCCTGCCCGCCGGTCTTCCGGCCGACAGAACCGGCGATAGTGTCGGACCGGACGCCGGTGAAGAAATGACCTCGGACGAGGAAGCGAAACCCCCGCCGGCTTTCCCCATGCCGCTGGGCATCGAAAAGATCCGGGTCGACTTTCGCACGGGCCGGTTGTCGCAGAACCCGGAACGCTCCCTGGTCGTGACCGTCCGGGGCACGAATCCCAGGGTAAGGACGGAGATGATCTCGCCGGACGGTGCAACACCCGAGGAGACCGGTATGATGGAGATGCCGGACGGTGCAGCACCCGAAGAGACCGGACTGATGAAGACGCCGGCGACGAAAGAACCGCCGGGTCAGGCCGATCGGGCGTCACAGGGGGAACAGTCCGCCGAGACAGGAGAGTCCATCCCGGAGGATTCACCGGGACCTGTTGATCGATAG